AAAACTGGTTCATGGGGGACTCAGGTATTTGAAGCAGCTGGATTTCAAAGTGGTATCCGAAACCGGGAAGGAACGGGCAATTGTGTATGAAAATGCCCCGCATGTCACGAATCCTGAATGGATGATGCTGCCGATCATTAAAGGCGGTACTTTCGGAAAGACGGCGACCTCAGTTGGACTGAGAGTCTACGATCTGTTAGCAGGCGTTCGTCGCAAAGAACGGCGAAAGATGCTCAGTAAAGACGAAACCATGCAGCGTGAGCCACTTCTCAGAACAGATAAGCTGAAAGGCGGCGGGGTCTATGTGGAATACAAAACTGATGATGCCCGTCTGACACTTGAAACTGTGAAAGCGGCAGTGGAGCGGGGTGCTCTGGCCACAAATTATACAAAAGCTGAACGATTGATTTATGAACAGGGGAAAGTGAAAGGTGCAGTGGTGAAAGACCTTGAATCTGGAGAATCTTATGAAATCAAAGCGAAAAAGGTCGTGAATGCCGCAGGTCCATGGGTTGATGAATTACGGGAACAGGACGGATCAAAAACCGGGAAATACCTGTATCTCACAAAAGGCATTCATATCGTATTCGACAAGTCCAGATTCCCGCTGAAACAAGCGGTGTATTTTGATACAGAAGATGACGGGCGGATGATCTTCGCTATTCCAAGAGGCAATAAGACCTATGTAGGGACAACGGATACCTACTACAACGAAGAAATCGCTCATCCGAGAATGACGGAAGAAGATTTGGACTATGTCATTAACGCAGCCAATTACATGTTTCCGAATCTTCGCCTGACACGGGCAGATGCTGAATCAAGCTGGACGGGGCTCAGACCACTGATCTATGAGGAAGGTAAGAGTGCCTCTGAGATCTCGCGAAAAGATGAAACATTCGAATCTGAAAGCGGACTGCTTTCCATTGCCGGTGGGAAATTGACCGGTTACAGGAAAATGGCTGAGCGGATTATCGATATTGTAGCGAAACAGCAGGGCATTAAAACGAAGTGCCGTACCG
This Salisediminibacterium beveridgei DNA region includes the following protein-coding sequences:
- a CDS encoding glycerol-3-phosphate dehydrogenase/oxidase, which produces MVKPFSALQRKGYLEQMANEELDILVIGGGITGAGIALDAVDRGLHTGLVEMQDFAAGTSSRSTKLVHGGLRYLKQLDFKVVSETGKERAIVYENAPHVTNPEWMMLPIIKGGTFGKTATSVGLRVYDLLAGVRRKERRKMLSKDETMQREPLLRTDKLKGGGVYVEYKTDDARLTLETVKAAVERGALATNYTKAERLIYEQGKVKGAVVKDLESGESYEIKAKKVVNAAGPWVDELREQDGSKTGKYLYLTKGIHIVFDKSRFPLKQAVYFDTEDDGRMIFAIPRGNKTYVGTTDTYYNEEIAHPRMTEEDLDYVINAANYMFPNLRLTRADAESSWTGLRPLIYEEGKSASEISRKDETFESESGLLSIAGGKLTGYRKMAERIIDIVAKQQGIKTKCRTDKIVLSGGEVGGSAQLDAFIAEKTEAGKKLGLSEAVANRLAHLYGSNVDRVYEIMETTGDEGENYGLPRDVFAALIYGIEEEMVVAPIDFFNRRTSALFFDIDYVNQWKDGVMQYMKTRFGWTEKQVETHKQYLEEEIYYAANPVETREAN